Proteins co-encoded in one Ooceraea biroi isolate clonal line C1 chromosome 9, Obir_v5.4, whole genome shotgun sequence genomic window:
- the LOC105279073 gene encoding putative aminopeptidase W07G4.4, producing MAVESRWMPCRLKIEPNICCVDYDGIILVSGSDPGSDQPEPFKTVLYGVAQIDAALGVIGAVLPINLPAKRLIYSPTGPLNMDYHDVRSFAEAATKGIKRALKAGVKRPLLVLLPDERFENVELVTLLGALEGLYVPLEVREICPDRCYKACQLGVWSPICSKRLQGIVKLASALESGRYVARDIGGADPERMAPPRVEEYLAELFCGTNISMQVVSDQDTLLQEYPLFACVNRAASVIPRHAGRIIFLTYEPAGCVLETIMLVGKGVTYDTGGADIKCQGVMAGMSRDKCGAAACAGFMQVVNLLQPPTVKVVVALCVVRNSVGENCYVSDEVITAKSGARVRVGNTDAEGRMAMADALYHLKEMALCSVNPHLFTVATLTGHAVLTAGLGYTIAMDNAVARLASNSEKLQASGETMGDPFEISRIRREDFQAHEGRSEGDDVLQAMNQPSSKIPRGHQGPAAFLIKASGLHKHGTRSKKPLKYSHLDVAPSAGDLPEQPSGSPILALAKSFLLDKINIETAETKA from the exons ATGGCGGTAGAATCGAG GTGGATGCCGTGCCGACTGAAAATCGAGCCGAATATCTGCTGCGTCGATTATGACGGTATTATCCTGGTGTCAGGAAGTGACCCTGGATCCGACCAACCGGAACCCTTCAAAACTGTCCTGTACGGCGTGGCTCAGATCGATGCCGCGCTGGGCGTGATCGGCGCGGTTTTGCCCATCAATTTGCCCGCAAAAAGGCTCATTTACAGTCCAACGGGTCCGCTTAACATGGATTATCACGACGTGCGGAGCTTTGCGGAGGCTGCCACGAAGGGAATAAAGCG GGCGTTGAAGGCTGGGGTGAAACGTCCTTTGCTGGTGCTACTGCCGGACGAACGCTTCGAGAACGTCGAGCTGGTCACGCTCCTTGGCGCCCTGGAGGGTCTCTACGTG CCCCTGGAAGTGCGAGAAATATGTCCGGATCGGTGCTACAAGGCGTGTCAGCTCGGAGTGTGGAGCCCGATTTGCAGTAAACGGCTTCAGGGTATCGTGAAACTCGCCTCGGCACTCGAGAGTGGCAGATACGTCGCGAGGGACATTG GAGGCGCAGACCCCGAAAGGATGGCGCCCCCGCGGGTGGAGGAGTACCTCGCGGAGCTGTTTTGCGGCACCAACATCAGCATGCAGGTGGTGTCCGATCAGGACACCCTGCTACAGGAGTACCCGCTGTTCGCCTGTGTGAACCGCGCAGCATCCGTGATACCACGCCACGCCGGTCGGATCATCTTCCTGACTTACGAGCCGGCCGGCTGCGTCCTGGAGACGATCATGCTCGTGGGCAAGGGCGTCACTTACGACACCGGTGGTGCCGACATCAAGTGCCAGGGTGTGATGGCCGGCATGTCGAGGGACAAATGTGGCGCAGCTGCCTGCGCCGGATTCATGCAG GTGGTGAACCTGCTGCAACCACCGACGGTGAAGGTGGTTGTCGCGCTGTGCGTCGTGAGGAACAGCGTTGGCGAGAACTGCTACGTCTCCGACGAGGTGATCACCGCGAAATCCGGCGCGAGGGTGCGCGTGGGCAACACGGACGCGGAGGGCAGAATGGCCATGGCTGATGCTCTGTACCATCTGAAGGAGATGGCCCTGTGCTCCGTCAACCCGCATCTCTTCACGGTAGCCACGCTAACGGGCCACGCGGTACTAACCGCCGGCTTGGGATATACC ATCGCGATGGATAACGCCGTGGCGCGGTTAGCCAGCAACTCGGAGAAGCTCCAAGCCTCCGGCGAGACTATGGGCGACCCGTTCGAGATATCGCGGATACGCAGGGAGGACTTCCAGGCCCACGAAGGACGCAGCGAGGGGGATGATGTTCTTCAAGCAATGAATCAGCCCAGCTCGAAGATTCCGCGAGGTCATCAGGGTCCAGCTGCCTTCCTGATCAAGGCGTCTGGATTGCATAAG CATGGTACTCGGTCGAAGAAGCCGCTAAAGTACAGCCACCTGGACGTGGCTCCCAGCGCTGGTGATCTTCCGGAACAGCCGTCCGGTTCTCCGATTTTAGCGCTTGCCAAATCGTTTCTTCTCGACAAGATAAACATAGAGACCGCGGAAACTAAAGCTTAA
- the LOC113562613 gene encoding uncharacterized protein LOC113562613 produces the protein RIPYRLQHGACSCAPLKYTHIDLYGHLPDPHHLPYSGNPVLAMSYCYLIQGKCLTLRNDLPYEMQYVCELDCKPVCATPCGPCEVPCDPCATPCPPVAKCPVCPGATRPCERRQAQ, from the coding sequence CGCATTCCGTATCGATTACAGCACGGAGCCTGTAGCTGTGCACCCCTAAAGTACACGCACATCGACTTGTACGGACATCTCCCCGATCCTCATCATCTGCCGTACAGCGGCAATCCCGTCCTGGCAATGTCCTACTGTTACCTGATCCAAGGTAAGTGTCTGACACTGAGGAACGATCTTCCCTACGAGATGCAATACGTCTGCGAGCTCGACTGCAAACCCGTATGCGCGACGCCCTGCGGGCCCTGCGAGGTACCCTGCGATCCCTGCGCAACCCCCTGTCCACCGGTGGCGAAGTGCCCCGTTTGTCCGGGTGCCACGCGACCCTGCGAACGACGCCAGGCGCAGTAA